One window of Candidatus Mycobacterium wuenschmannii genomic DNA carries:
- a CDS encoding ANTAR domain-containing response regulator, translated as MTDDAAITPHRVLIAEDEALIRLDLAEMLREEGYEIVGEAGDGQEAVELAEQLKPDLVIMDVKMPRRDGIDAAAEIASKRIAPIVVLTAFSQRDLVEKARDAGAMAYLVKPFTISDLIPAIEVALSRFSEIRALELEVETLSDRLETRKLVERAKGLLQANQGMTEPEAFKWIQRAAMDRRTTMKHVAEVVLETLDNVKDAKS; from the coding sequence ATGACCGACGACGCCGCCATCACCCCGCACCGGGTCCTCATCGCCGAAGATGAGGCCCTGATCCGGCTCGACCTGGCCGAGATGCTGCGCGAAGAGGGCTATGAAATCGTCGGCGAGGCCGGCGACGGCCAAGAGGCCGTCGAATTGGCCGAGCAACTCAAGCCCGATCTGGTGATCATGGACGTCAAGATGCCGCGCCGCGACGGCATCGACGCCGCCGCCGAGATCGCCTCCAAGCGGATCGCGCCGATCGTTGTGCTGACCGCGTTCAGCCAGCGCGATCTGGTCGAGAAGGCGCGTGACGCCGGCGCGATGGCTTACCTGGTCAAGCCGTTCACGATCTCAGACCTGATCCCGGCAATCGAGGTGGCGCTCAGTCGATTCAGCGAAATCCGCGCGCTGGAACTCGAAGTCGAGACACTGTCGGACCGCCTGGAGACCCGCAAGCTCGTCGAGCGGGCCAAGGGTCTGCTGCAGGCCAATCAGGGCATGACCGAGCCCGAGGCGTTCAAGTGGATTCAGCGCGCGGCGATGGACCGGCGCACCACCATGAAGCACGTCGCCGAGGTTGTCCTGGAGACGCTGGACAACGTGAAGGACGCCAAGAGCTGA
- the coaE gene encoding dephospho-CoA kinase: MLRIGLSGGIGAGKSTVSSTFNDLGGIVVDGDVISREVVEPGTDGLAKLVEAFGEQILADDGSLNRPALAAIAFSDEEKRQTLNGIVHPLVGKRRAELIESAENDLKNPVIVEDIPLLVESGMAPMFPLVIIVNADEDLRVKRLIEHRGFSEEDARARIAAQASEEQRRAVADVWLDNTGSTDELVAQARALWHDRILPFEQNLDAGEPARPRPVLVPYDPSWPEQARRVVARLKTACGHHAVRIDHVGSTAVEGLDAKDVIDIQVTVASLDVADEIAEALTTAGYVRLPITTDVGKPDARSTVAEFDHSDDAALWQKRIHASADPGRPTNVHVRVDGWPNQQFALLFADWLTANPDARQRYLAVKRDAQGAVDVAGYADAKEPWLLEAYREAWTWADDTSWRAKG; the protein is encoded by the coding sequence GTGCTGCGCATAGGCCTGTCCGGCGGTATCGGCGCCGGGAAGTCGACCGTCTCGTCCACCTTCAACGATCTCGGCGGCATCGTCGTCGACGGCGATGTGATCTCCCGCGAAGTCGTCGAGCCGGGCACCGATGGCCTGGCCAAGCTGGTCGAGGCGTTCGGCGAGCAGATCCTGGCCGACGACGGCTCGCTCAACCGGCCGGCCCTGGCCGCGATCGCGTTCAGCGATGAGGAGAAACGTCAGACGCTGAACGGGATCGTGCATCCGCTGGTCGGCAAGCGCCGGGCCGAGTTGATCGAAAGTGCAGAGAACGACCTGAAAAATCCAGTGATCGTCGAAGACATTCCGCTGCTCGTGGAATCCGGTATGGCACCGATGTTTCCGTTGGTGATCATCGTGAACGCCGATGAGGATCTGCGGGTCAAGCGGCTGATCGAGCACCGGGGGTTCAGCGAGGAGGATGCGCGGGCCCGCATCGCCGCGCAGGCGAGCGAGGAGCAGCGCCGCGCGGTCGCCGACGTCTGGCTCGACAACACCGGCAGCACAGACGAATTGGTGGCCCAGGCTCGGGCCCTGTGGCACGACCGAATCCTGCCGTTCGAGCAGAACCTCGACGCCGGGGAACCGGCCCGCCCGCGGCCGGTGCTGGTGCCTTACGACCCGTCGTGGCCGGAGCAGGCCCGGCGCGTGGTGGCGCGCCTGAAGACGGCGTGTGGGCATCACGCTGTCCGCATCGACCACGTCGGGTCGACGGCGGTCGAGGGCCTCGACGCCAAGGACGTCATCGACATTCAGGTGACGGTCGCCTCGCTGGACGTCGCCGACGAGATCGCCGAGGCGTTGACCACCGCGGGCTACGTGCGACTGCCGATCACCACTGACGTGGGGAAGCCGGACGCCCGCAGCACCGTCGCGGAGTTCGACCACTCCGACGATGCGGCGTTGTGGCAGAAGCGGATTCATGCGTCCGCCGACCCGGGCCGGCCCACCAACGTCCACGTGCGCGTGGACGGATGGCCCAATCAGCAGTTCGCGCTGCTGTTCGCCGACTGGCTGACAGCCAATCCCGATGCGCGGCAGCGCTATCTGGCCGTCAAGCGAGACGCCCAAGGCGCCGTCGACGTCGCCGGCTATGCCGACGCCAAGGAGCCGTGGCTGCTCGAGGCCTACCGCGAGGCGTGGACGTGGGCGGACGACACGAGTTGGCGCGCTAAGGGGTAG
- a CDS encoding putative quinol monooxygenase produces the protein MVIVAGYLVVESSQRDRYLQECVDVVEQARHAHGCLDFAITADLVESNRIAIFERWQSRADAEKFRGSGPSDEQHETIISASVCEYEVTGQRSLT, from the coding sequence ATGGTCATCGTCGCCGGATACCTGGTGGTGGAGTCTTCGCAGCGCGATCGCTATCTGCAGGAGTGCGTAGACGTCGTCGAGCAGGCCCGCCACGCGCACGGCTGCCTCGACTTCGCGATCACCGCGGACCTGGTCGAATCGAATCGCATTGCCATCTTCGAACGCTGGCAGTCGCGGGCGGACGCCGAGAAATTCCGCGGCAGCGGACCCAGCGACGAGCAGCACGAGACGATCATCTCGGCGTCGGTCTGCGAATACGAGGTGACCGGCCAGCGGTCCCTGACCTGA
- a CDS encoding lipid-transfer protein, whose amino-acid sequence MSPEPLYILGAGMHPWGKWGRDFTEYGVVAARAALAEAGLDWRQIQLVAGADTIRNGYPGFIAGSTFAQKLGWNGVPVSSSYAACASGSQALQSARAHILAGFCDVALVIGADTTPKGAFAPVGGERKNDPDWQRFHLIGAMNPVYFALLARRRMDLYGATSEDFAQVKVKNSQHGLQNPNARYRKESAVEYVLASPVVSDPLRQLDICATSDGAAALIVASADFARKHLGSLDGVPSVRAVSTVTPQYPQHLPELPDIATDSTAVAPAPERVFKDQILDAAYAEAGIGPEDVSLAEVYDLSTALELDWYEHLGLCPKGEAEGLLRSGATTIGGKVPVNPSGGLACFGEAIPAQAIAQVCELTWQLRGQATGRQVEGATVGVTANQGLFGHGSSVIVAR is encoded by the coding sequence ATGAGTCCGGAACCGCTGTACATCCTGGGCGCGGGCATGCACCCGTGGGGCAAATGGGGCCGCGACTTCACCGAATACGGCGTGGTTGCCGCGCGCGCCGCGCTGGCCGAGGCGGGCCTGGACTGGCGCCAGATCCAACTGGTCGCCGGCGCCGATACCATCCGCAACGGCTACCCCGGCTTCATCGCCGGTTCGACGTTCGCGCAGAAACTCGGCTGGAACGGCGTGCCGGTCAGCTCCAGCTACGCCGCCTGCGCCAGTGGGTCGCAGGCACTGCAGAGCGCCCGCGCCCACATCCTGGCCGGATTCTGCGACGTCGCGCTGGTGATCGGCGCCGACACCACCCCGAAGGGCGCGTTCGCCCCGGTCGGCGGTGAGCGCAAGAACGATCCGGACTGGCAGCGCTTCCACCTCATCGGTGCGATGAACCCGGTCTACTTCGCGCTGCTGGCCCGCCGCCGAATGGACCTCTACGGGGCGACGTCGGAAGACTTCGCACAGGTGAAGGTGAAGAACTCCCAACACGGCCTGCAGAACCCGAATGCTCGCTACCGCAAGGAATCCGCGGTCGAGTACGTGCTGGCCAGCCCGGTCGTCAGCGACCCGCTGCGGCAGCTCGACATCTGCGCCACCTCCGACGGCGCGGCCGCGCTGATCGTGGCGAGCGCGGACTTCGCCCGCAAGCATCTCGGCTCCCTGGACGGTGTGCCGTCGGTGCGTGCGGTGAGCACGGTGACCCCGCAGTATCCGCAGCATCTCCCCGAATTACCTGACATCGCAACGGATTCCACCGCCGTGGCGCCGGCGCCGGAGCGGGTCTTCAAGGACCAGATCCTCGATGCGGCCTACGCCGAGGCGGGCATTGGGCCCGAGGATGTCAGCCTGGCCGAGGTGTACGACCTGTCCACCGCGCTCGAACTCGACTGGTACGAACACCTTGGGCTGTGCCCGAAGGGTGAGGCCGAGGGGTTGCTGCGCAGCGGCGCGACGACGATCGGCGGCAAGGTGCCGGTCAACCCGTCCGGTGGGCTGGCGTGCTTCGGCGAGGCCATTCCCGCCCAGGCGATCGCGCAGGTCTGCGAATTGACCTGGCAGTTGCGCGGTCAGGCCACCGGTCGGCAGGTGGAGGGCGCCACGGTCGGCGTCACCGCGAACCAGGGCCTGTTCGGTCACGGCTCCTCGGTGATCGTCGCGCGCTAG
- the rpsA gene encoding 30S ribosomal protein S1 gives MPSPTVTSPQVAVNDIGSSEDFLAAIDKTIKYFNDGDIVEGTIVKVDRDEVLLDIGYKTEGVIPSRELSIKHDVDPNEVVSVGDEVEALVLTKEDKEGRLILSKKRAQYERAWGTIEALKEKDEAVKGTVIEVVKGGLILDIGLRGFLPASLVEMRRVRDLQPYIGKEIEAKIIELDKNRNNVVLSRRAWLEQTQSEVRSEFLNQLQKGAIRKGVVSSIVNFGAFVDLGGVDGLVHVSELSWKHIDHPSEVVQVGDEVTVEVLDVDMDRERVSLSLKATQEDPWRHFARTHAIGQIVPGKVTKLVPFGAFVRVEEGIEGLVHISELAERHVEVPDQVVAVGDDAMVKVIDIDLERRRISLSLKQANEDYTEEFDPAKYGMADSYDDQGNYIFPEGFDAETNEWLEGFDTQRTEWEARYAEAERRHKMHTAQMEKFAAAEAEEAARPQSSSSSSDDAPTGGSLASDAQLAALREKLAGSA, from the coding sequence ATGCCGAGTCCCACCGTCACCTCGCCGCAAGTAGCCGTCAACGACATTGGCTCGAGCGAGGATTTTCTCGCCGCCATCGACAAAACAATCAAGTACTTCAACGATGGCGACATCGTCGAAGGGACCATCGTCAAGGTTGACCGTGACGAAGTCCTACTTGACATCGGTTACAAGACCGAAGGCGTCATTCCTTCCCGCGAACTGTCCATCAAGCACGATGTCGACCCCAACGAGGTCGTTTCCGTGGGCGATGAGGTCGAAGCCCTGGTCCTCACCAAGGAGGACAAAGAAGGCCGTCTGATCTTGTCCAAGAAGCGTGCTCAGTACGAGCGCGCCTGGGGCACCATCGAGGCTCTCAAGGAAAAGGACGAGGCCGTCAAGGGCACCGTCATCGAGGTCGTCAAGGGTGGTCTGATCCTCGACATCGGTCTCCGCGGCTTCCTGCCCGCGTCGCTCGTCGAGATGCGTCGCGTCCGCGATCTGCAGCCGTACATCGGCAAGGAGATCGAGGCCAAGATCATCGAGCTGGACAAGAACCGCAACAACGTGGTGCTGTCGCGGCGCGCCTGGCTGGAGCAGACTCAGTCCGAGGTGCGCAGCGAGTTCCTCAACCAGCTGCAGAAGGGCGCCATCCGCAAGGGTGTCGTGTCCTCGATCGTCAACTTCGGCGCGTTCGTCGACCTCGGCGGTGTCGACGGTCTGGTGCACGTGTCGGAGCTCTCCTGGAAGCACATCGACCACCCGTCCGAGGTCGTGCAGGTCGGCGACGAGGTCACCGTCGAGGTGCTCGACGTCGACATGGACCGCGAGCGGGTTTCGTTGTCGCTCAAGGCAACTCAGGAAGACCCGTGGCGTCACTTCGCCCGCACCCACGCCATCGGTCAGATCGTGCCCGGCAAGGTCACCAAGCTGGTGCCGTTCGGTGCGTTCGTCCGCGTCGAGGAGGGCATCGAAGGCCTGGTGCACATCTCCGAGCTGGCTGAGCGCCACGTGGAGGTGCCCGACCAGGTGGTCGCCGTCGGCGACGACGCGATGGTCAAGGTCATCGACATCGACCTCGAGCGCCGTCGGATCTCGCTGAGCCTCAAGCAGGCCAACGAGGACTACACCGAGGAGTTCGACCCGGCCAAATACGGCATGGCCGACAGCTACGACGACCAGGGCAACTACATCTTCCCCGAGGGCTTCGACGCCGAAACCAACGAATGGCTCGAAGGTTTCGACACGCAGCGCACCGAGTGGGAGGCCCGCTACGCCGAGGCGGAACGTCGTCACAAGATGCACACCGCGCAGATGGAGAAGTTCGCCGCTGCCGAGGCCGAAGAGGCCGCCCGTCCGCAGTCCAGCAGCTCGTCGAGCGACGACGCGCCCACCGGTGGCTCCCTGGCCAGCGATGCGCAACTCGCCGCGCTGCGGGAGAAGCTGGCAGGCAGCGCCTAA
- a CDS encoding VOC family protein — protein sequence MLGHVGLNVPDLPAARRYYRELMPLVGFDVFLDVDDQIAFRPTDGKPGTFVFLYPTTESGEYSRQRTGLQHVAFMVKTRSAVRAVHEWASSHGGEVLHEPQSFPQYPPPYFATFWLDPFGFMLEAVCHHDRD from the coding sequence ATGCTGGGACACGTCGGTCTGAACGTGCCCGACCTGCCGGCGGCCAGGCGGTATTACCGCGAGCTGATGCCGCTCGTCGGCTTCGACGTTTTCCTCGACGTCGACGACCAGATCGCGTTCCGGCCGACCGACGGGAAGCCGGGCACTTTCGTATTCCTCTATCCGACAACGGAATCCGGCGAATATTCGCGTCAGCGAACGGGACTGCAGCATGTGGCCTTCATGGTGAAGACGCGGTCGGCGGTCCGCGCGGTGCATGAGTGGGCCTCAAGCCACGGCGGCGAAGTCTTGCACGAGCCGCAGTCGTTCCCGCAGTACCCGCCGCCTTATTTTGCGACGTTCTGGCTGGATCCGTTCGGCTTCATGCTGGAAGCGGTCTGCCATCACGACCGCGACTGA
- a CDS encoding Zn-ribbon domain-containing OB-fold protein: MPEVTSQEPAIDGWFATEDAETPHLIGSKCPKCGTYVFPPRENNCPNPACDSDVLEAVALSRRGTLWSYTENRYPPPKPYPAPDPFEPFAIAAVELKDEGIIVLGKVVEGTLAADLKVGMEMELATMTLYTDDDGVERLVHAWKVAS; encoded by the coding sequence GTGCCCGAGGTCACCAGTCAAGAACCGGCCATCGACGGGTGGTTCGCCACCGAAGACGCCGAAACGCCCCACCTGATCGGCAGTAAGTGTCCCAAGTGCGGCACCTACGTTTTCCCGCCGCGGGAGAACAACTGCCCCAATCCGGCCTGCGACAGCGACGTACTAGAGGCCGTCGCGTTGTCACGCCGCGGCACGCTGTGGAGCTACACAGAGAATCGCTACCCGCCGCCGAAGCCCTACCCCGCCCCGGATCCGTTCGAGCCGTTCGCGATCGCCGCGGTGGAACTCAAAGACGAGGGCATCATCGTGCTGGGCAAGGTCGTCGAGGGAACCCTCGCCGCCGATCTGAAGGTCGGCATGGAGATGGAACTGGCCACCATGACCCTGTACACCGACGACGACGGCGTCGAGCGTCTCGTCCACGCGTGGAAGGTGGCGTCATGA
- the polA gene encoding DNA polymerase I: MLLDGNSLAYRAFFALPAENFKTQGGLTTNAVYGFTAMLINLLRDEAPTHVAAAFDVSRQTFRSERYPEYKANRSTTPDEFRGQIDITKEVLVALGITVLAEPGFEADDLIATLTTQAENEGYRVLVVTGDRDSLQLVTDDVTVLYPRKGVSELTRFTPEAVVEKYGLTPAQYPDFAALRGDPSDNLPGIPGVGEKTASKWIIEYGSLQALVDDVESVRGKVGDALRANLSSVVLNRELTDLVRDVPLAQTPDTLRMQPWDRDQIHTLFDQLEFRVLRDRLFDTLAAVEPEVDEGFDVRGGALEPGTVAQWLTDHASDGRRAGLAVVGTHLPYGGDATALAIAAADDEGAFVDTTTLTPEDDSALAAWLADAGKPKALHEAKLAIHDLAGRGWTLNGVSSDTALAAYLVRPGQRSFTLDDLSLRYLRRELRAETSEQQQLSLLDDSDGVDEQAVQTAVLRARAVVDLADALDAELERIDSTKLLAEMELPVQRVLAAMESIGIAVDLDQLSSLQSQFGDQIRDAAEAAYAVIGKQINLGSPKQLQVVLFDELEMPKTKRTKTGYTTDADALQTLFDKTGHPFLQHLLAHRDVTRLKVTVDGLLNAVAGDGRIHTTFNQTIAATGRLSSTEPNLQNIPIRTDAGRQIRDAFVVGKGYTEVMTADYSQIEMRIMAHLSKDEGLIEAFNTGEDLHSFVASRAFGVPIDEVTAELRRRVKAMSYGLAYGLSAYGLSAQLKISTEEAKEQMDQYFARFGGIRDYLHNVVEQARKDGYTSTVFGRRRYLPELDSSNRNVREAAERAALNAPIQGSAADIIKVAMIEVDEALTEAGLTSRMLLQVHDELLFEVAEGERDQLEALVRDKMGGAYPLDVPLEVSVGYGPSWDSAAH, encoded by the coding sequence ATGCTGCTGGACGGCAACTCGCTGGCCTACCGGGCGTTCTTCGCGCTCCCGGCCGAGAACTTCAAGACGCAGGGCGGCCTGACCACCAACGCCGTGTACGGGTTCACCGCGATGCTGATCAACCTGCTGCGCGACGAGGCCCCCACCCACGTCGCCGCCGCGTTCGACGTGTCGCGGCAGACCTTCCGCTCCGAGCGGTATCCGGAGTACAAGGCCAACCGGTCGACCACCCCGGACGAGTTCCGCGGCCAGATCGACATCACCAAGGAAGTGCTTGTCGCACTGGGCATTACGGTGCTCGCCGAGCCGGGCTTCGAGGCCGACGACCTGATCGCCACCCTGACCACCCAGGCCGAGAACGAGGGCTATCGGGTGCTGGTGGTCACCGGTGACCGCGACTCGCTGCAGCTGGTCACCGACGACGTCACCGTGCTGTATCCGCGCAAGGGCGTCAGCGAGCTGACCCGGTTCACGCCGGAGGCAGTCGTCGAGAAGTACGGCTTGACGCCCGCGCAGTACCCCGACTTCGCGGCGTTGCGCGGCGACCCGAGCGACAACCTGCCCGGCATCCCAGGTGTCGGTGAGAAGACCGCGTCCAAGTGGATCATCGAGTACGGATCACTGCAGGCGCTGGTCGACGATGTCGAGTCGGTACGCGGCAAGGTCGGTGACGCGCTGCGGGCGAATCTGTCCAGCGTGGTGCTCAACCGCGAGCTCACTGATCTGGTGCGCGACGTGCCGCTGGCGCAGACGCCCGACACGCTGCGCATGCAGCCGTGGGACCGCGACCAGATCCACACGCTGTTCGACCAGCTGGAATTCCGGGTGCTGCGCGACCGGCTGTTCGACACCCTGGCCGCCGTCGAGCCGGAAGTCGACGAGGGATTCGACGTGCGCGGGGGAGCGCTGGAGCCCGGCACCGTCGCGCAATGGCTCACCGATCACGCCTCCGACGGCCGCCGCGCCGGCCTCGCGGTGGTGGGCACGCACCTGCCCTACGGCGGCGACGCGACGGCGCTGGCCATCGCCGCGGCGGATGACGAGGGTGCCTTCGTCGACACGACAACCCTGACGCCCGAAGACGATTCGGCCCTGGCGGCCTGGCTCGCCGACGCGGGCAAGCCGAAGGCTTTGCACGAGGCGAAGCTTGCGATCCACGACCTGGCCGGTCGCGGCTGGACGCTGAACGGCGTCAGCTCCGACACCGCGCTGGCCGCCTACCTGGTGCGCCCCGGACAGCGCAGCTTCACCCTCGACGATCTGTCGCTGCGCTACCTCCGTCGGGAGTTGCGCGCGGAAACATCGGAACAGCAACAACTTTCGCTGCTCGACGACAGCGACGGCGTCGACGAGCAGGCCGTGCAGACCGCGGTGCTACGCGCCCGCGCCGTGGTCGACCTCGCCGACGCCCTCGACGCTGAACTCGAGCGCATCGACTCCACCAAGCTGCTGGCCGAGATGGAGTTGCCCGTGCAGCGGGTGCTGGCGGCCATGGAATCCATCGGCATCGCCGTCGACCTGGACCAATTGAGTTCGCTGCAAAGCCAATTCGGCGACCAGATCCGCGACGCCGCCGAGGCGGCCTACGCCGTGATCGGCAAGCAGATCAACCTCGGCTCGCCCAAACAGCTGCAGGTGGTCCTGTTCGACGAGCTGGAAATGCCCAAGACCAAGCGCACCAAGACCGGCTACACCACCGACGCCGACGCGCTGCAGACGCTGTTCGACAAGACCGGACATCCGTTCCTGCAACACCTACTCGCGCATCGCGACGTCACGCGGCTGAAGGTGACCGTCGACGGGCTGCTGAATGCCGTTGCCGGCGATGGCCGCATCCACACCACGTTCAACCAGACCATCGCGGCGACCGGCCGGCTCTCGTCCACCGAGCCCAACCTGCAGAACATCCCGATCCGCACCGACGCCGGACGGCAGATCCGCGACGCGTTTGTGGTGGGCAAGGGTTACACCGAGGTGATGACCGCCGACTACAGCCAGATCGAAATGCGGATCATGGCGCACCTGTCCAAGGACGAAGGGCTCATCGAGGCGTTCAACACCGGTGAGGATCTGCACTCGTTCGTCGCGTCTCGGGCGTTCGGCGTGCCGATCGACGAGGTCACCGCCGAACTGCGGCGCCGGGTCAAGGCGATGTCCTATGGCCTGGCCTATGGGTTGAGCGCCTATGGGTTGTCCGCCCAGCTGAAGATCTCCACCGAAGAAGCCAAAGAGCAGATGGATCAGTACTTCGCCCGATTCGGTGGCATCCGCGATTACCTGCACAACGTCGTCGAGCAGGCCCGCAAGGACGGCTACACCTCGACCGTGTTCGGCCGCCGGCGCTATCTGCCCGAGTTGGACAGCAGTAACCGCAACGTCCGGGAGGCCGCCGAGCGGGCCGCGCTCAACGCGCCGATCCAGGGCAGCGCCGCCGACATCATCAAGGTGGCAATGATCGAGGTCGACGAGGCGCTCACGGAGGCCGGCCTGACATCGCGGATGCTGCTACAGGTTCACGACGAGCTGTTGTTCGAGGTCGCCGAGGGCGAACGCGACCAACTCGAGGCGCTGGTGCGCGACAAGATGGGCGGTGCGTACCCGCTTGACGTGCCATTGGAGGTCTCGGTGGGCTACGGACCGAGCTGGGACAGCGCCGCGCATTAG